CTTGAACGCTGGGCAGAACAAGGCGTATTACTTTTAAATGCAACATTAACCGTGCAAGCACACGCTGCTAATTCACACAAAGATTTTGGCTGGGAAAAATTTACAGATGAAGTTATTCATATCATTTCAAGAGACAAGCAAGGCGTAGTATTTCTGCTTTGGGGAGCGCATGCCATTCAAAAGACAAAACTCATTGATGCTAAAAAACATACTATTCTAACTTCTGTACATCCATCACCTTTATCAGCACATCGAGGATTTTTAGGTTGCAAACATTTCAGCAAAACGAATGAAATACTAATTTCGCAACACCAAAAACCAATTATTTGGTAATTATACAAACATGATAAGCTACCAGAATGATATTTTGTTGCGCATGATCAAGGGTGAAAAAACGTCTCGTTTTCCCGTATGGATGATGCGTCAGGCAGGTAGAATATTGCCTGAATACAGAGCTGTGCGTAATGGCTTAAAAGATTTCAAAGAATTGGTTGAAACACCTGAACGCGCTGCTGAAGTAACCATTCAGCCGGTTGATATTTTAGGTGTAGATGCGGCAATCATTTTTTCTGATATTTTGGTTGTGCCTGAAGCAATGGGTTTAACTTATCAGATGCTTGAAAATAAAGGTCCCTGGTTTGAACAAACTATTCGCTCAGAAGAAGATTTGAAATTGATTTCATCATCAATTGATGTGCATGACAGGCTGGGTTATGTTTCGGAGGCAATAAAAATTACGGTAAAAGAATTAGATGGTCGGGTGCCGCTGATTGGATTTGCCGGAGCGCCGTGGACAATTTTCTGTTATATGGTAGAAGGAGAAGGCTCAAAAACCTTTTCAAAATCAAAAAAGGTAATGTTTACTCAGCCGCAACTTGCTCACCAAATGTTGCAGATGATCACAGACGTTACCATAAAATATTTAAAAATGCAAATTGAAGCCGGTGCAGCGGTGGTACAATTATTTGATTCATGGGCCGGAATCCTTGGTCCTGCTGAATATTCAGAGTTTGGAACAAAATATGTAAAGCAAATCTGTGAAGCAATAACTGAGGTACCTGTAACCGTTTTTGCAAAAGGTGCGTATTACGCACGAGCAGAGTTCGCAAAATTGAAATGCAGTACCATTGGTTTAGACTGGAATATGGATGTTGAAGAAAGCAGAAAAATCATTGGGGCAGAAAAAACACTGCAAGGTAATCTTGATCCCTGCGTATTATACGCTGACTTCAAGGTTATTGAAACAAAAACAAAAAACTTGCTAAATTCTTTTGGCAATCAACGGCATATAGCTAATTTAGGGCACGGTGTTTATCCGGATACAAACCCTGAAAAAGTGAAATGTTTTATTGAAACAGTAAAAGGGTTTGCAATTAATTAAAAAAACAAAGTCATGAAAAAAACAGGAATTTTATTACTCGCTCTGAGTCTGGGATGGTTGGTGAAAGCGCAAGACACGGAGAACCTGGTTGAGAATCCGAGTTTCGAAGCCATGGAAGGAAAAATTAAAAAAGGTGGCGCAATTGCCGTGGCTGTAGGCTGGATGTCTCCTACCCTTGCTGCCGCTGATTTATTCTCTTCCAAAGTAAAAGAAGGATTCAGTACCCCGGTTAACGTTATGGGAACTGAAGCCCCGATGGACGGAGATAATTACGTTGGTATCAGAACCTTTAGCTACGGTGATAAAGAACCGCGCAGTTATATTTCTGCAAAGCTTACGGTTCCGTTGACAAAAGATGCGAAGTATTGCGTGACATTTTATGTGAGTTTAGCTGAAGCTTCAAAATACGCATCAAACAATATTGGTCTGAATTTCTCTAAAAAGCAATATAATATTGATGAGAACAAAACCATCATTGCGCCAACACATATCATGCACAAAGACAATCCGGTTTTCAATGCACAGTTTGGATGGGATGAAGTATGTGGAGTTTATGTAGCTGAAGGTGGAGAAAAATTCATCACCATTGGAAACTTCTTTGCTAACGGAGAAACTAAAAACGAGCGCTTAAAAGGCAACAAAGAATTTACCGGCACGCAAGTGGTAAGCTCGTATTACTACGTTGACCACATCGTGATTCGTCGTATTGATGATGAATCAGAATGTGTATGCAAACAAGATGAAAATGAAGTGAAAACTTCTGTAATCTATGAAGAAGCACCAATCAATCCAGAAGGAATGAAAGACAATTTAGTGATGGAATATACCACTGTTTATTTTGGATACGGAGCTTCAGATCTTACCGCAAATGCAAACGCTCAACTGGATGTGATTGTTGGTGTAATGACAAATAATACAACATGTAAAATAAAATTAACCGCACACATGGATTCAGATGAATCAGAAGATACCGATGCAACCGGTATTGACGCAGCACGCGCTGAATCAGTAAAAGCGTATCTTGTCTCTAAAGGTATTGATGGTAATCGTATCAGCATTGAAACCGTTGGATCAACAAAACCAACTGACTCAAGTGCAACTGAAATTGGTCAGGCAAAAAATCG
This genomic stretch from Crocinitomicaceae bacterium harbors:
- the ung gene encoding uracil-DNA glycosylase — translated: MQVNIEPGWKQRLSEEFEKPYFRLLVNKVRDAYEQHDIWPKGSNIFNAFDKCPFDQVKVVILGQDPYPTPGHAHGLCFSVPANVRPIPKSLINIFKEIQQDIGTPFPADGNLERWAEQGVLLLNATLTVQAHAANSHKDFGWEKFTDEVIHIISRDKQGVVFLLWGAHAIQKTKLIDAKKHTILTSVHPSPLSAHRGFLGCKHFSKTNEILISQHQKPIIW
- the hemE gene encoding uroporphyrinogen decarboxylase; the encoded protein is MSYQNDILLRMIKGEKTSRFPVWMMRQAGRILPEYRAVRNGLKDFKELVETPERAAEVTIQPVDILGVDAAIIFSDILVVPEAMGLTYQMLENKGPWFEQTIRSEEDLKLISSSIDVHDRLGYVSEAIKITVKELDGRVPLIGFAGAPWTIFCYMVEGEGSKTFSKSKKVMFTQPQLAHQMLQMITDVTIKYLKMQIEAGAAVVQLFDSWAGILGPAEYSEFGTKYVKQICEAITEVPVTVFAKGAYYARAEFAKLKCSTIGLDWNMDVEESRKIIGAEKTLQGNLDPCVLYADFKVIETKTKNLLNSFGNQRHIANLGHGVYPDTNPEKVKCFIETVKGFAIN
- a CDS encoding OmpA family protein yields the protein MKKTGILLLALSLGWLVKAQDTENLVENPSFEAMEGKIKKGGAIAVAVGWMSPTLAAADLFSSKVKEGFSTPVNVMGTEAPMDGDNYVGIRTFSYGDKEPRSYISAKLTVPLTKDAKYCVTFYVSLAEASKYASNNIGLNFSKKQYNIDENKTIIAPTHIMHKDNPVFNAQFGWDEVCGVYVAEGGEKFITIGNFFANGETKNERLKGNKEFTGTQVVSSYYYVDHIVIRRIDDESECVCKQDENEVKTSVIYEEAPINPEGMKDNLVMEYTTVYFGYGASDLTANANAQLDVIVGVMTNNTTCKIKLTAHMDSDESEDTDATGIDAARAESVKAYLVSKGIDGNRISIETVGSTKPTDSSATEIGQAKNRRVTFTYIP